One Weissella coleopterorum DNA segment encodes these proteins:
- a CDS encoding Na+/H+ antiporter → MELIETGVALLGIVLIGNLISHLLPKLPVSLIEILLGLIVAVFFKVQITLDTSWFLLLFIAPLLYSDAWRFPKRELWALRGPIFGNAIILVLLTTVLGGFLIYTFVPELSLSVSFALAAILSPTDPVAVQAIAKSVKLPSKLLHLVSGESLINDASGLVAFKFALAAAVTGTFSLWQATNEFLYTALVGALIGAIIISIINFILDYIGSRGIHDVVFVVVLQLFSPFVIYLVAEHFHTSGVIAVVVGAIISNLHTKNNVNYTGELHVVGLQTWDVLGYLFNGAIFVLLGIELPVAMENFAANTGKLALPMVFLYAILTWLIIFLIRVFWTYGNQFWRFYRHKQECPTWKMAIISGLSGVRGAVTMAGVLSVPLVLSDGQTPFPARGLMLFISATVIIISLLAAVTLLPIVSKHGTKPTKKTSQVAQHMSEPRAHVYILQSAMRIIEQQYREENAALIYEIVLEYQHQIRQLQLENMNSEALNPILEAEVRLRKIALEAELTPLKQLLNTQKISEFVYNNEIQRIERLENNLNYIVQKPGQVQLWRRTKYLTRMAWRSVKIWWTDEDNQQIRDESALAQFASGEAAIKALEYELECMDKKRMKREYPTTHNLIISYQNRINQSRQTAEQFEKSTHLMRLDLELVGLKAQREAIQHLFAAHFISFETNVKLRQGVNYSEAALLTNETR, encoded by the coding sequence ATGGAATTAATTGAAACAGGAGTGGCTTTGTTGGGAATTGTGTTAATAGGTAACTTAATTTCACATTTGTTGCCTAAATTACCAGTTAGTTTAATTGAAATCTTGTTAGGATTAATTGTAGCGGTTTTTTTCAAGGTTCAAATTACATTAGATACCAGTTGGTTCTTATTATTATTTATTGCACCTTTACTCTACTCAGATGCTTGGCGTTTTCCGAAAAGAGAATTGTGGGCCTTGCGTGGACCCATTTTTGGAAATGCAATTATCTTAGTTCTTTTAACAACGGTCTTAGGTGGTTTTCTAATTTATACATTTGTTCCTGAATTATCACTAAGCGTTTCATTTGCATTGGCTGCTATTTTATCACCAACGGATCCAGTTGCAGTACAGGCGATTGCAAAAAGTGTGAAATTACCAAGTAAATTATTACATTTAGTTTCTGGCGAAAGTTTAATTAATGATGCTAGTGGACTAGTTGCCTTTAAATTTGCCTTAGCGGCGGCGGTCACTGGTACTTTTTCATTGTGGCAGGCGACAAATGAGTTTTTATATACAGCCTTAGTGGGAGCTCTAATTGGCGCTATTATTATCTCAATCATTAATTTTATTCTTGATTATATTGGTAGCCGAGGCATTCATGACGTCGTATTTGTCGTCGTTTTGCAACTTTTTAGTCCGTTTGTCATTTATTTGGTGGCAGAACATTTTCATACTTCAGGGGTAATTGCCGTGGTAGTTGGGGCGATTATTTCGAATCTACATACTAAAAATAATGTTAATTATACTGGTGAACTGCATGTGGTCGGATTGCAAACTTGGGATGTTTTAGGATATTTATTCAATGGTGCGATTTTCGTACTATTAGGAATTGAATTGCCTGTGGCCATGGAAAATTTTGCGGCGAATACAGGAAAGTTAGCCCTACCCATGGTGTTTTTGTATGCCATCTTAACGTGGCTGATTATTTTTTTAATTCGCGTTTTTTGGACTTATGGTAATCAGTTTTGGCGTTTTTATCGGCATAAGCAGGAATGTCCCACATGGAAAATGGCAATTATATCCGGACTCAGTGGGGTTCGTGGTGCCGTGACCATGGCTGGAGTTTTGTCGGTGCCCTTGGTGTTATCAGACGGACAGACACCTTTTCCAGCGCGGGGGTTAATGTTATTTATCTCCGCAACAGTAATTATTATTTCATTATTAGCAGCTGTGACTTTACTACCAATTGTTTCAAAGCATGGAACAAAGCCGACTAAGAAAACAAGCCAAGTTGCTCAGCATATGTCTGAGCCAAGAGCCCATGTATATATCTTACAATCTGCGATGCGAATTATTGAACAACAGTATCGAGAAGAAAATGCGGCTTTGATTTATGAAATCGTACTTGAATATCAACATCAGATTCGCCAATTGCAGTTGGAAAATATGAATAGTGAAGCCTTAAATCCGATTTTAGAAGCAGAAGTTCGGTTAAGAAAAATTGCTTTAGAAGCAGAATTAACCCCATTGAAACAGTTGCTGAATACACAAAAAATTTCTGAATTTGTTTATAATAATGAAATTCAACGAATTGAAAGACTAGAGAATAATTTAAATTATATTGTGCAAAAACCTGGTCAAGTTCAATTATGGCGACGTACGAAATATTTAACGCGGATGGCCTGGCGATCCGTTAAAATCTGGTGGACAGATGAAGATAATCAACAGATTCGAGATGAATCAGCCTTAGCGCAATTTGCGAGTGGAGAAGCAGCAATTAAAGCCTTGGAGTATGAATTGGAGTGTATGGATAAGAAGCGAATGAAACGCGAATATCCAACAACGCACAATTTGATTATTTCATATCAAAATCGAATCAATCAGAGTCGACAAACAGCTGAACAATTTGAAAAAAGTACGCATTTAATGCGCTTGGATCTCGAGTTGGTCGGCTTAAAGGCACAAAGAGAGGCCATCCAACACCTCTTTGCAGCTCATTTTATTTCTTTTGAGACAAATGTTAAATTAAGACAAGGCGTGAACTATTCTGAAGCCGCATTACTTACTAATGAAACAAGATAG
- a CDS encoding YbbR-like domain-containing protein, which translates to MVNIPIKAGTGNKDVPIKIESKNGDASQFDITADINSLKLSGDAEKLAKISNVTATVDLSNVTQTSQQTVDLVIPDGITADHETVQITIEPKQ; encoded by the coding sequence GTGGTTAATATTCCAATTAAGGCGGGGACTGGAAATAAAGATGTACCCATTAAAATTGAAAGTAAGAATGGCGATGCTAGTCAATTTGATATTACTGCGGATATTAATTCACTTAAATTGTCGGGTGATGCTGAAAAGCTGGCGAAAATTTCTAATGTAACAGCCACAGTAGACTTAAGCAATGTAACACAAACTAGTCAACAAACGGTAGACCTTGTTATTCCTGATGGAATCACAGCAGATCATGAAACTGTTCAAATTACCATTGAACCCAAACAATAA
- the murB gene encoding UDP-N-acetylmuramate dehydrogenase, producing MTINLQAKFPGFDIKSHEKLAPYTNTQVGGPAEWVFWPHRVQELIDVLALVRQEKMPVTVLGNASNLVIGDAGLEGLVIFLSHLNQITINRDDQTLKAGAGVPLIDVTQAALQDSLSGIEWAAGIPGSVGGAVYMNAGAYGGESADWISSITVLTPTNEIKTYQNVELDFGYRHSLVQTTGDVILDATFKLVPGEFKAIEMLMEDFNTRRALRQPLEYPSCGSTFKRPEGYYAGRLIMDAGLQGFTIGGAQVSTKHAGFIVNVNHATAADYIAVIRQVQAVVAQKFDVQLETEVRIFS from the coding sequence ATGACCATTAATTTGCAAGCAAAATTCCCTGGATTTGATATCAAAAGTCATGAAAAATTGGCACCATATACTAATACTCAAGTAGGGGGACCAGCCGAATGGGTATTCTGGCCCCACCGCGTACAAGAATTGATTGACGTCTTAGCCTTAGTGCGACAAGAGAAAATGCCGGTGACAGTTCTAGGGAATGCGTCTAATTTAGTGATTGGCGATGCGGGATTAGAGGGACTAGTGATCTTCTTGAGCCATCTTAACCAAATCACAATCAATCGTGATGATCAGACGCTTAAAGCCGGTGCAGGAGTACCTTTAATTGATGTAACCCAAGCGGCTTTACAAGATAGCCTTTCAGGCATTGAATGGGCGGCGGGAATTCCTGGATCCGTCGGAGGTGCCGTCTATATGAATGCTGGCGCTTATGGTGGCGAGTCGGCCGATTGGATTAGTTCAATTACTGTGTTGACACCTACCAACGAAATCAAAACTTATCAGAATGTTGAACTGGACTTTGGTTATCGACACAGTTTGGTTCAAACGACAGGGGATGTGATTTTAGATGCAACGTTTAAGCTGGTACCTGGTGAATTTAAAGCGATTGAAATGTTAATGGAAGATTTTAATACACGTCGTGCCTTACGCCAGCCGTTAGAATATCCTTCATGTGGATCGACTTTTAAACGTCCAGAGGGATACTATGCAGGTCGTTTAATTATGGACGCAGGTCTACAGGGCTTCACCATTGGGGGAGCACAAGTTTCCACTAAACATGCCGGCTTTATCGTAAATGTCAATCATGCAACTGCGGCAGATTATATTGCAGTTATTCGGCAAGTTCAAGCAGTGGTGGCTCAAAAATTTGATGTACAATTGGAAACGGAAGTGCGCATTTTCAGCTAA
- the glmM gene encoding phosphoglucosamine mutase: MADLHYFGTDGVRGVANKELTPELAFRVGRFAGAILTQHAEKGRRPRVLVGRDTRISGQLLESALIAGFLSIGIEVLKLGVISTPGVAYLVRADQADAGAQITASHNPAEDNGIKLFGSDGFKLSDAIEAEIETLLDTPVDALPRPSAEGLGVVTDFPVGVAKYLEFLQTTIPSKLTGIHAAIDAANGATSGLVANLFADEEVEFETMATSPDGLNINAGVGSTHPEKLAEFVVKQGAQVGLAFDGDGDRLIAVDETGAIIDGDKIMFITGKYLHENGRLKKDTVVTTVMSNIGMYKALEANGINSVRTAVGDRYVVEEMLKTGYNLGGEQSGHVVFLDWATTGDGMLTALQLLYVMKDTGKKLSELAAEISIYPQQLVNVEVQDKKAALNNEAIQAVIAEVESEMGNNGRVLVRPSGTQNLLRIMAEAPTQTEVENYVKRIVDVVINEVGI, encoded by the coding sequence ATGGCAGATTTACATTATTTTGGAACGGACGGCGTACGTGGAGTTGCCAATAAGGAATTGACCCCAGAATTAGCCTTTCGAGTTGGTCGCTTTGCAGGGGCCATCTTAACCCAGCATGCGGAAAAAGGGCGGCGGCCACGGGTGTTGGTTGGACGTGATACACGGATTTCAGGTCAATTACTGGAAAGTGCATTAATTGCTGGTTTTCTTTCAATTGGAATCGAAGTTTTGAAGCTTGGTGTAATTTCTACCCCAGGGGTAGCTTACTTAGTCCGAGCTGATCAGGCTGATGCAGGGGCCCAAATTACGGCTTCTCACAATCCAGCAGAAGATAATGGAATTAAATTATTTGGGTCCGATGGGTTCAAATTATCTGATGCGATTGAAGCCGAAATTGAAACTTTATTAGATACTCCAGTAGATGCGTTACCACGTCCTTCTGCTGAAGGCTTAGGGGTTGTCACAGATTTCCCAGTAGGAGTAGCTAAATATTTGGAGTTTTTGCAAACGACAATTCCATCAAAGTTGACAGGCATTCATGCGGCCATTGATGCTGCCAATGGGGCAACGAGCGGTTTGGTTGCCAATCTATTCGCAGATGAAGAAGTTGAATTTGAAACCATGGCAACTAGCCCTGATGGGTTAAATATTAATGCTGGGGTAGGATCAACGCATCCTGAGAAACTAGCAGAATTTGTGGTTAAACAAGGGGCGCAAGTCGGATTAGCATTCGATGGAGATGGGGATCGTTTAATTGCAGTTGATGAGACCGGAGCAATTATTGATGGTGATAAGATTATGTTTATTACCGGAAAATATTTACATGAAAATGGGCGATTGAAAAAAGATACAGTCGTAACGACAGTGATGTCAAATATTGGAATGTATAAAGCCTTGGAGGCAAACGGCATTAATTCAGTTAGGACAGCCGTTGGAGACCGTTATGTGGTTGAAGAAATGTTAAAGACCGGTTATAACCTTGGGGGAGAACAATCAGGACACGTGGTGTTCCTAGATTGGGCAACAACGGGGGATGGTATGTTAACCGCTCTACAATTATTGTATGTTATGAAAGATACAGGGAAGAAATTATCTGAGTTGGCAGCTGAAATTAGTATCTATCCCCAACAATTAGTGAACGTTGAAGTTCAAGATAAAAAAGCAGCATTGAATAACGAGGCGATTCAAGCGGTTATTGCCGAAGTTGAGAGTGAGATGGGGAACAATGGACGGGTCTTAGTGCGGCCATCAGGAACCCAAAATTTGTTGCGGATTATGGCTGAAGCTCCGACGCAAACTGAAGTTGAGAATTATGTAAAACGTATCGTTGATGTTGTTATAAACGAAGTAGGAATTTAA